The following proteins are co-located in the Meleagris gallopavo isolate NT-WF06-2002-E0010 breed Aviagen turkey brand Nicholas breeding stock chromosome 13, Turkey_5.1, whole genome shotgun sequence genome:
- the LOC104912942 gene encoding T-cell immunomodulatory protein-like, whose product MKSLGVIITSVVPGDYDGDSQMDVLLTTRTQNHGKDELSVFIFWGHNQTLDLNHKTMINKTFHDEPLVMDFNGDLIPDVFGVTGDSDKPQILIGGNLSRHAALDTRSRMYIPHSHAFIDLNNDFTAGKS is encoded by the exons ATGAA ATCTCTAGGTGTTATCATAACCAGTGTAGTTCCAGGAGACTATGATGGTGACTCACAAATGGATGTCCTCCTGACTACCCGCACCCAAAATCATGGCAAAGATGAACTTTCAGTGTTCATTTTCTGGGGACACAACCAAACATTAG atctTAACCATAAAACTATGATAAATAAGACTTTTCATGATGAGCCTCTAGTAATGGA ctTTAATGGTGATTTGATTCCTGATGTCTTTGGTGTCACAGGTGATTCAGATAAGCCACAGATACTGATAGGCGG GAACTTATCACGGCATGCTGCACTGGACACCCGGAGTAGGATGTATATACCACACTCTCATGCATTTATAGACTTAAATAATGACTTCACAGCTGGTAAGTCATAA